The nucleotide sequence aatgtgTATTCTGGAAAGTCTCTGGGTCATATTTAAACTTTGTCTTGACTGTGTCTAGTACAAGTTTAAGTTTGATATTGCTGTAGTCAATTCACAAGGACAAGTGTGCTTCACTACTAAGGTgactgataattttacactgAGTAAGAAAAAATGAGTACAAACCTGTACACACTGCTGATCAATTATCTTGTTTATTCTTTCCTCAAGTATGGTGTATGATCCGTATTTGGCAGAGTGTCCACCGGTGAATCATTTCTACCATCACCTCCAATGACTAAATCACCTTCCATTGCATGCAAGATGTTGAACCAATGCTGTTGTTCTTCCTTCCATATTGTCAGAATAGTTGGCACCAGGAAACGAGACATATGGTTGTTGAAGGTGGAAATACTGCATGTGACAATATTCATAGCCTTCAATACTCTTAGTGTCTTGGTAGGGGAAGCACCTGTAAACATTATGGCACCACTAAGCTGTAGATTGCCAGCTGGTATGTTACCTTCGTAGGAGGGCTGTGATGACCAGTCCCGTTTGAATTCACAGTCGGGACAGTGCTGCGACACTACAACTTTTGTGCCTTTTCGATATCTCTCCTCAGCAAGGCAGGGTTTATTGCACAACGGACATTTTGCAAACAGTTCCCACAGACAGCttttgaaaactatgtactttTCCTCATCAACATGGCAGCCAGAGGAGAAACTGTAGAAAAATGAAACAAGAGAATATTGATGTATGCATACACAATAAGATTGGCTTCCTTGTTCATGTCTAGGTTATCTTTCTATTCCAAATAAATGATGGCCATTAGACATTGACAAAAGTGTCCTCATAACTTTGAAAaggatatacaaatgtaaagcACATTCACTTGCATGTCAGTATGAAAATCTTTTTTCAAGGCCACATTTGCTTTGACTACATCTACTACATTAGTACAATCCTCTGTGCAAAAATCAATGACAGGTGCCTCTACGTGAATCACAAccaacattacatacatgtgcaaactacaaattttgatgtttatatACTTACTTAAAATTACAATCTTCAAATAAGTCTTCGTCCTCTTCTGGCTCATACGTGGTGTCATTTATAAGCTGGTCATCCTCCTCTTCATCACTTGTGTCACAGGTTGGTGACCTGAGTTGAACTTTCTGGCTGCAGCAATGTACAGTTCACAGCAGTGTTTGTAGTTACTGAAGCATCAGTTTGAATTGCTGAATAGAACGAAAATTAATTCCTTAGATTGTAttgatttttatgaaaaaacatgtactcaattttttttcataattcatGATCGGAATGCATGTTTGGAATTCATCATTATAAAATGATTGTCTAGCATACATTCACAGTTATGTAAACATCACTGTATCAAGTGCTATTATAAATGATTTCAttctaaaatgaaaaaaaagcaaGCCAGAAATAAAATATGCAGTAAAGCAACACTCCATATGATAAACTCAATAATACCTTCttttgaaatctaacaaaacaaaacctgtAAATAAATTTTAGCAGGTCTGTAGTATTTACTTATAAAATTATTTACCTTTACTACGGAACAGTGGCCTTCTTTTCTGAAAATTAGCCTGACACTTCACTGACCGACAAGTAGCGGCTCCTGGTTGTCTTTCCCACTGTGTTGATGCATCCACCATTACAGGAGTCAATGAGTCAGTCAGATGTGATGGCATGTCAGTATCTGCCAGAACAGTTGAGTTGGACTCAAGGGGCTGGGGTTTGTgctcatcaccatcatcatcataagAGGAAAAAATCTAAAACCATGAGAGGATCGTAAGTGTTAgctaatttgtaaacaaagggACTTAAGAATGAAATTATAACTAAAAAAAATCTCTCAAACGTTTACTCCTCCACCGACACACAACCAAAAATAGTTTTTTCTACAGGCAATGACAATGCCTGTGATATTGTTTCTCAAAACTGCAAAATAATCTGTGAAATCATACAAATAACACCTTAAAGGAGGCCTCTCCCCAGTTAAAAAATCAGTAGTTTTTTTTGAGGGAGGGGGTCCTAAAAATGGTCAATGTGAATGGGACTTACCATTTGTGTTGCAGAATTGTGATTTGAAAATAGCAGTCATCCAGTTAAATTAGGTTAAACATGCTTGTTTTCATGCAAAAACTTTCTGTtagacattaaaaaaaaatagaaataaattttcAGAAACTCTTACTAAAACCATaactaaatcaatcaatcaatcaatcaatcagtaaaaataaaatttcctgTTGATCATGACCCTGGATTATTTCTCTCAAAGTAACAATGAAAGGCAAAACAGTCATAGATTAACTTAGCAGAAGGCATGCAgtagttttttgttttcatgCAAAAACGTTTTGttagacatttaaaaaatagaaataaattttcATGAACTCTAACTAGAACCATATCTAAATCAATCTAAGTCAAGGCATTTgacaaaaatacattatctTTAAAATCAATGAATCTTTTAGGGGTTGCATGCAAACATAACTCCTCTCAATTTattcaaagaaaaagaaaattctTACGCGTAATAGTTCCCTTTTCCTGAAAGCACCTCTTGGCCTTTTAGGAGCACTGGGGGTGTTGAAGTCCAAAGGTGGTGGATCCGTCACCATGTTGACTGTGGCAGGTGCATTATCACTAATATCAGCATTGTCGACGGTAGGCACGGGCGAAACAGTGGCATATGCACTACCCGGGTTACCCCTAGCAACATATACAACACTGTCATTCTCTGTGAGATTTTTGATTCGATTTGCTGGCGATGCCTGAGTTCGGCAAGTTCCTTCGGGATACTTCGTGGGAACTTGCCCAACTTTCAGTTGTAACATGTCAGCCCCCTTCATCCTCCAAGCTGTCAAGTTTTCGTAACACTTCTCTTCGAAGTGGTCACTGCATATTCTTGAATATTTCGTCACCCCTTTCCAATCCGCTCGGGTTCGCCGAACAAACCGCTTCCACGCATTTAAAGTGGCTACAGAATCATTCTGATGCGTCGGAAACTCATGTAACGTACGTACATGCTTCCATGAACTTTTGCTACACCCGTAGACAACACATGTGTATACCATTATACTAACTGAATGGTCAAAACTGAATAGAATTCAATGACACTTAGCGAACAAAGGGCTTATGGAGGCCGCCATTATTTAAACTGACGAACATGTAAACCTTTCATGACGTCACGCGCTGCACGCATGCGTCGTCTACATTTCACTCAGCGTTTTCAGCGATCGTGTCAAAAAGTGATTTTGAGACAAAATAACTCCGAAACAGCTGGGAGAGCATCAAAATGAAAAGTAGTATATTGCTAAATAATAACTAAATATAACTTAAAGCCTTTACAACTCGAAAAAAAATTGGGTCTGGAATTCTCctttaatttgtttatcaacAATTGCTAACTGTAATAGTTTGTTCAgtttacatgcatg is from Glandiceps talaboti chromosome 1, keGlaTala1.1, whole genome shotgun sequence and encodes:
- the LOC144449286 gene encoding uncharacterized protein LOC144449286 — protein: MKGADMLQLKVGQVPTKYPEGTCRTQASPANRIKNLTENDSVVYVARGNPGSAYATVSPVPTVDNADISDNAPATVNMVTDPPPLDFNTPSAPKRPRGAFRKRELLRKVFA